The following proteins are co-located in the Primulina tabacum isolate GXHZ01 chromosome 11, ASM2559414v2, whole genome shotgun sequence genome:
- the LOC142517783 gene encoding azadirone synthase LFS-like isoform X3, translated as MFFSLCLEEKMKLARKNHRGYTPLYVEKLDSSASSRGDSKESFYIGPLEDTPSHGNLNQWPSDEVLPGWRSIMEDYYEQVMNAGKRLLKLFAMALNLDKNFFYDVGAFNPPNAFLRLLRYPGELGSSGEDIYGASAHSDYGMITLLATDGIRGLQICKEKFKEPRVWENVHHVPGTFIVNIGDMMERWTNSLFRSTLHRVMPTGQERYSVAFFFDPNPDCVVECLKSCCDESAPPRFPPIRAGDYLEERFKVTYGS; from the exons ATGTTTTTTTCCCTTTGCCTTGAAGAGAAGATGAAACTGGCTCGCAAGAACCATAGAGGTTACACGCCACTTTATGTTGAAAAGCTGGACTCTTCTGCCAGTTCAAGAG GTGACTCAAAAGAGAGTTTCTACATTGGTCCTCTTGAAGATACACCATCTCATGGGAACCTGAACCAGTGGCCATCAGATG AGGTTTTGCCAGGCTGGAGGTCTATCATGGAAGACTATTATGAACAGGTCAT GAATGCTGGGAAAAGGCTTCTCAAATTATTTGCTATGGCACTGAACTTAGACAAAAACTTCTTCTATGATGTGGGGGCATTTAATCCACCAAATGCTTTTCTTCGCTTGTTACGTTATCCAG GCGAGTTAGGATCATCTGGTGAAGACATATATGGTGCTTCTGCTCATTCAGATTATGGCATGATAACTCTTTTGGCAACAGATGGTATACGTGGACTT CAGATTTGCAAAGAAAAATTCAAGGAGCCTCGAGTGTGGGAAAATGTGCATCATGTCCCGGG GACTTTCATTGTTAACATTGGTGACATGATGGAGAGGTGGACAAATTCTCTGTTTCG GTCGACCTTGCATCGAGTAATGCCAACTGGTCAAGAGCGATATTCG GTGGCTTTCTTTTTTGATCCAAATCCCGATTGTGTGGTGGAATGCTTAAAGAGTTGCTGCGATGAATCAGCTCCTCCAAG ATTTCCTCCTATTCGCGCTGGCGACTACCTGGAGGAGCGTTTTAAGGTTACATATGGGTCATAA
- the LOC142519631 gene encoding uncharacterized protein LOC142519631: protein MCHVCNNRHSGECRRKAGACFNCGKLGHRIADCPDLKKGTWSNTDTTPEKPKENKPNACVFAITQTEADDSNDVVAGIILINEMPAYVLFDCGATHSFIYKRFTKKLRLIPEILVEPFRVATPTSKIIETHRVHRDCKICINEHIFQAELIQLNMAEFDAILGMNWLSKNHAIVDCRLRNVKLRAPNQEKIVYYGKVKKHESLLSASQAWKAIVEKKFT, encoded by the coding sequence ATGTGTCATGTCTGCAATAACCGCCATTCTGGGGAATGTCGTAGGAAGGCTGGTGCATGCTTCAATTGTGGGAAGTTGGGACATCGAATTGCTGATTGTCCTGATCTGAAGAAAGGGACATGGTCAAATACTGATACTACCCCCGAAAAACCAAAGGAAAATAAGCCTAACGCTTGTGTGTTTGCAATAACTCAGACAGAGGCAGATGACTCAAACGATGTCGTGGCAGGTATCATTCTAATCAATGAAATGCCAGCTTATGtattgtttgattgtggtgccacTCATTCGTTCATATATAAGAGGTTCACTAAGAAATTAAGGCTTATACCTGAGATACTTGTCGAACCCTTTAGAGTAGCAACTCCTACTAGTAAGATAATTGAAACACATAGGGTGCACAGAGATTGTAAGATCTGTATCAATGAACACATATTTCAAGCTGAATTGATTCAATTAAACATGGCGGAGTTCGACGCCATTCTAGGAATGAATTGGCTATCAAAAAATCATGCAATTGTTGATTGTCGCTTGAGGAACGTCAAACTAAGGGCTCCGAACCAAGAAAAAATCGTTTATTATGGCAAAGTCAAGAAACATGAATCCTTACTATCTGCTTCCCAAGCTTGGAAAGCCAtagtggagaagaagtttacctag
- the LOC142517783 gene encoding azadirone synthase LFS-like isoform X1 — protein sequence MAEAVELPMIDLACSDCNASARSIRKACTEYGFFYLVNHGVEESLLQKVLEGNKMFFSLCLEEKMKLARKNHRGYTPLYVEKLDSSASSRGDSKESFYIGPLEDTPSHGNLNQWPSDEVLPGWRSIMEDYYEQVMNAGKRLLKLFAMALNLDKNFFYDVGAFNPPNAFLRLLRYPGELGSSGEDIYGASAHSDYGMITLLATDGIRGLQICKEKFKEPRVWENVHHVPGTFIVNIGDMMERWTNSLFRSTLHRVMPTGQERYSVAFFFDPNPDCVVECLKSCCDESAPPRFPPIRAGDYLEERFKVTYGS from the exons ATGGCTGAGGCTGTTGAGCTTCCGATGATTGACCTCGCTTGTTCCGACTGCAACGCCTCCGCTCGTTCCATTCGAAAG GCATGCACGGAATACGGTTTCTTTTACCTTGTAAATCATGGTGTCGAGGAATCCTTGTTGCAGAAAGTGCTCGAAGGAAACAAAATGTTTTTTTCCCTTTGCCTTGAAGAGAAGATGAAACTGGCTCGCAAGAACCATAGAGGTTACACGCCACTTTATGTTGAAAAGCTGGACTCTTCTGCCAGTTCAAGAG GTGACTCAAAAGAGAGTTTCTACATTGGTCCTCTTGAAGATACACCATCTCATGGGAACCTGAACCAGTGGCCATCAGATG AGGTTTTGCCAGGCTGGAGGTCTATCATGGAAGACTATTATGAACAGGTCAT GAATGCTGGGAAAAGGCTTCTCAAATTATTTGCTATGGCACTGAACTTAGACAAAAACTTCTTCTATGATGTGGGGGCATTTAATCCACCAAATGCTTTTCTTCGCTTGTTACGTTATCCAG GCGAGTTAGGATCATCTGGTGAAGACATATATGGTGCTTCTGCTCATTCAGATTATGGCATGATAACTCTTTTGGCAACAGATGGTATACGTGGACTT CAGATTTGCAAAGAAAAATTCAAGGAGCCTCGAGTGTGGGAAAATGTGCATCATGTCCCGGG GACTTTCATTGTTAACATTGGTGACATGATGGAGAGGTGGACAAATTCTCTGTTTCG GTCGACCTTGCATCGAGTAATGCCAACTGGTCAAGAGCGATATTCG GTGGCTTTCTTTTTTGATCCAAATCCCGATTGTGTGGTGGAATGCTTAAAGAGTTGCTGCGATGAATCAGCTCCTCCAAG ATTTCCTCCTATTCGCGCTGGCGACTACCTGGAGGAGCGTTTTAAGGTTACATATGGGTCATAA
- the LOC142517783 gene encoding azadirone synthase LFS-like isoform X2 — protein MAEAVELPMIDLACSDCNASARSIRKACTEYGFFYLVNHGVEESLLQKVLEGNKMFFSLCLEEKMKLARKNHRGYTPLYVEKLDSSASSRGDSKESFYIGPLEDTPSHGNLNQWPSDEVLPGWRSIMEDYYEQVMNAGKRLLKLFAMALNLDKNFFYDVGAFNPPNAFLRLLRYPGELGSSGEDIYGASAHSDYGMITLLATDGIRGLQICKEKFKEPRVWENVHHVPGTFIVNIGDMMERWTNSLFRSTLHRVMPTGQERYSVAFFFDPNPDCVVECLKSCCDESAPPRIVQARF, from the exons ATGGCTGAGGCTGTTGAGCTTCCGATGATTGACCTCGCTTGTTCCGACTGCAACGCCTCCGCTCGTTCCATTCGAAAG GCATGCACGGAATACGGTTTCTTTTACCTTGTAAATCATGGTGTCGAGGAATCCTTGTTGCAGAAAGTGCTCGAAGGAAACAAAATGTTTTTTTCCCTTTGCCTTGAAGAGAAGATGAAACTGGCTCGCAAGAACCATAGAGGTTACACGCCACTTTATGTTGAAAAGCTGGACTCTTCTGCCAGTTCAAGAG GTGACTCAAAAGAGAGTTTCTACATTGGTCCTCTTGAAGATACACCATCTCATGGGAACCTGAACCAGTGGCCATCAGATG AGGTTTTGCCAGGCTGGAGGTCTATCATGGAAGACTATTATGAACAGGTCAT GAATGCTGGGAAAAGGCTTCTCAAATTATTTGCTATGGCACTGAACTTAGACAAAAACTTCTTCTATGATGTGGGGGCATTTAATCCACCAAATGCTTTTCTTCGCTTGTTACGTTATCCAG GCGAGTTAGGATCATCTGGTGAAGACATATATGGTGCTTCTGCTCATTCAGATTATGGCATGATAACTCTTTTGGCAACAGATGGTATACGTGGACTT CAGATTTGCAAAGAAAAATTCAAGGAGCCTCGAGTGTGGGAAAATGTGCATCATGTCCCGGG GACTTTCATTGTTAACATTGGTGACATGATGGAGAGGTGGACAAATTCTCTGTTTCG GTCGACCTTGCATCGAGTAATGCCAACTGGTCAAGAGCGATATTCG GTGGCTTTCTTTTTTGATCCAAATCCCGATTGTGTGGTGGAATGCTTAAAGAGTTGCTGCGATGAATCAGCTCCTCCAAG GATTGTCCAGGCAAGATTTTAG